The genomic DNA TAGATCAAAGACATTAAAGAATGAAGGTTTCTATAGGTATCCCAAAAAGAAAATACGGTAAATCGTGTTCCGTCAGTTTTTGCAGTTTCGCGTTTTCCCATTGTTGGATATTCGCCATTCACATCATTTAACGTATTCGGGTGAATTAATGTGTGGTACAACGCTGTATAAAAAATAGTTTTATCATCTTTTGTTCCGCCTTCTACTTCAACTTTAGATAATAATTGATTCCATTGTGAAGCAGTATTTTTATAGATAGCATCAAATGATAAATGTTGCGTTTCCTTTTCTAAATTTTCTCTGGCATTTTCTATACTAACGTAAGAAACACCAATCTTAACCTCTACTTGCGTTGGTTTTTCAAAATTATAAGTAAAATAAGTTCCAATACTATCGCCAATAACCTCTTTTCTATAGTTTTTATAAAAGCGTTTTTTGCCATTATATCCCATCCATCGTCCTTCTACACCTTCGTTTTTTCTAGTTTTTTTCCAAACTCCAAATTCATCAGCTGGTTTACTAAATTTTGCAACAAAATAAACAGGATATGATTCTTCTGGTTTGTAATAACAAAATGAACCCACATTACGCATGCCTTCTATTTCGGTTGGCGATACTACTTTAACCATAGCGCCTTCTTCGTTGGTTAAACCCAAGCCTAAATTGATTAAGATGTTCGATTTTCCTTTTGGAAATGAATATTTACTTACGCCAACTCTGGTGGTTGCAGTAAGTTCGGTTTTTACATCATATTTTGAAAGTTGAACACTGTAATAACCAGGTTTTGCAACCTCATTTGTATAAGTCGTTCCGTATTTTAAATGATCTGTTTCCAGTTCTCCTGTTGTAGGCATCGCTAAAATAACACCCAAATCTGGACAACCAACACCACTTAAATTTACATGAGAAAATCCGGTTAAAAAAGCATTTTCATTTACATAAGGTGTAGACAACCATTGGCTGTCTTTTTCTAACGGTAAGTTTTGTTCTCCTGCCACATTAAAAGGAGAAACACTTGCCATTCCTCTGGGTGCAATTGCGCCAGGGTTCGTAGCACCAAAATTAGAGGTTCCTATAAAAGGATTTACATAATCGATTGGTTCTTGTGTTACAGCACTAAATTGAATGCAGAAAATTGCAAATAGTGTAATTAACTGAAGCTTTTTCATGCTTTGTTTATTTTTTTGAAGTACTTAATGAATACGGTTTGTTTTTAGCCGCAGTTCCCCAATTTTTATTAGGAATATTTCCCATATTAAAATTTAGAGTTCCACCATTTTGAAGTGTATTAAACTTTATAAAAGTATTTTGATATGCCTTACCGTTTAACTGAGCGCCTTGAATATAAACATTCGTATTTGAATTATTTTTGGAAGTGATTTCAAACGTATTTCCGTTTTCTAAATGCAATGTTGC from Polaribacter sp. ALD11 includes the following:
- a CDS encoding GH92 family glycosyl hydrolase — translated: MKKLQLITLFAIFCIQFSAVTQEPIDYVNPFIGTSNFGATNPGAIAPRGMASVSPFNVAGEQNLPLEKDSQWLSTPYVNENAFLTGFSHVNLSGVGCPDLGVILAMPTTGELETDHLKYGTTYTNEVAKPGYYSVQLSKYDVKTELTATTRVGVSKYSFPKGKSNILINLGLGLTNEEGAMVKVVSPTEIEGMRNVGSFCYYKPEESYPVYFVAKFSKPADEFGVWKKTRKNEGVEGRWMGYNGKKRFYKNYRKEVIGDSIGTYFTYNFEKPTQVEVKIGVSYVSIENARENLEKETQHLSFDAIYKNTASQWNQLLSKVEVEGGTKDDKTIFYTALYHTLIHPNTLNDVNGEYPTMGKRETAKTDGTRFTVFSFWDTYRNLHSLMSLIYPKQQSDMVKSMLNIYDESGWLPKWELNATETTTMVGDPAGIILADTYLRGIQDFDIEKAYEAMRKSATQLENNPLRPGIKDYIKNGYLSTKTTNSGSVSTTQEYNISDFAIAQLANKLGKKKDYKLFSNRAVSYRSFFDKEFNLLRPKNDDGSWHSPFNPNQGANFEKNVGFIEGNSWQYTFMVAHDTKYLMKSMGGKKEYVAKLDEVFEKKQFDMANEPDIAYPYLYNYAKGYEWKTQQRVTNLINEYFTNKPAGLPGNDDTGTMSAWLIYSMMGIYPVSPADPMYTITTPRFDKITIHLDTRYYKNKTLVIEKNGKGNLKSFTVDGKTKKAFFISHETLTNASKVQFNLK